The genomic interval TGGAGCGCTGGGCGAGCCGGAAGCCCATGTGCGCCATGTTGAAGACGGTGCCGCCGTCCTCCTGACCGAGCGCGAGCGCGGCCTCGACCGGGAGGGTCGGGACGAGCCGCGAGATGCCCGCGTCGTCGGCGTCGAGGTAGCGGCGCAGCTCGCCCACGTCGAAGCGGTCGATGCCCGCCGGGACCGGCGTGTGCGTGGTGAAGACGGTGCCCGTGCGGACCTCGGAGAGCGCCTCGTCGAACCCTGCCCCCTGCTGCATCAGCTCGCCGATGCGCTCGAGGCCCGAGAAGCCCGCGTGGCCCTCGTTGAGGTGGAACACCTGCGGCTCCGGGTGGCCCGTGGCCTGGGCGTACGCGTGCACGGCGCGCACGCCGCCGATGCCGAGCACGATCTCCTGGACGATGCGGTGCTCGTGGTCGCCGCCGTAGAGGCGGTCGGTGATGGCGCGGGCCGCCTCGTCGTTGCCCTCGACGTTCGTGTCGAGCAGCAGCAGCGGGACGCGGCCGACCTGGGCCTTCCACACGGCGATCGCGACGTCGCGGTCGCCGGGGAGCTGCACCGACACGGTCAGCTGCTCGCCGTCGGCGCCGGCCACGGGCTCGATCGCGAGCTTCGAGGGGTCGTTGAGCTTGTAGTTCTCCTGCTGCCAGCCGTTGCGGTCCAGGCTCTGGGAGAAGTAGCCCCACTGGTAGAGCAGGCCGATCGCGACGAGCGGGACGCCGAGGTCCGAGGCGGACTTGAGGTGGTCGCCCGCGAGGATGCCGAGGCCGCCCGAGTAGATCGGGAGGGTCTCGGTGATGCCGAACTCCATCGAGAAGTACGCGACGGCGGGGACCGGGCCGTTGTCGGCGGAGGTCGCACGCTGGAACCAGCGGTCCGAGGTCATGTAGGTGTGCAGATCACCGAGCTCGGCGCGCATGCGCTGTCCGAAGCGCTCGTCGCGGGCGAGCTGCGCGAGGCGGCTCGCGGGCACGAGCGGGAGCATCGCGATCGGGTTCTCGCCGCTGCGCTCGAAGGCCTCCTCGTCGATCGACCGGAACAGGTCGAGCGTCTGGCGGCGCCAGGCCCAGCGCAGGTTCATCGCCAGATCGCGGAGCGGCGCGAGCGAGGCGGGCAGGTCGGAGGCGACGGTGATCGTGCTGATCGGCTTCATGCGCCCGAGGGTACCGGACGGTCTCGGCGTCTTGCAGACACTCCCATATCCCGTCCGCTGTGCGGTCCGCCACGTGCCATGCGGGTGGCCAGCACGGATTCGTCCGAGGGCGGGCAGGGACGGAGGGGTCTCCGGGAGGACGTTCGCAAGTTCTTGCACGAGGAGGGGTCGAGGCCGGGACGGCGCAGGGCCCCGCACCGTCGGGTGCGGGGCCCTGCGGGCGGGTCGGAGAGACTCAGTCGCGGGTCAGGCGACGGTGGGTGACGCGATGCGGGCGCGCCACGTCCTCGCCCAGGCGGTCGACCTTGTTCTTCTCGTAGGCCTCGAAGTTGCCCTCGAACCAGTACCACGCCGAGGGGTCCTCCTCGGTGCCCTCGTAGGCCAGGATGTGCGTGGCCACGCGGTCGAGGAACCAGCGGTCGTGGGAGACCACGACGGCGCAGCCGGGGAACTCGAGCAGCGCGTTCTCGAGCGAGCCGAGGGTCTGCACGTCGAGGTCGTTGGTGGGCTCGTCGAGCAGGAGCACGTTGCCGCCCTGCTTGAGGGTGAGCGCGAGGTTGAGGCGGTTGCGCTCGCCGCCCGAGAGCACGCCGGCCTTCTTCTGCTGGTCGGGGCCCTTGAAGCCGAACTGCGAGACATAGGCGCGCGAGGGGATCTCGACCTTGCCGACCTGGATGAAGTCGAGACCGTCGGAGACGACCTCCCACAGGTTCTTCTCGGGGTCGATGTTCTCGCGGTTCTGGTCGACGTAGCTCAGCTTCACGGTCTCGCCGATCTTGAGGTCGCCCGCGTCGAGCGGCTCGAGACCCACGATCGTCTTGAACAGCGTGGTCTTGCCGACGCCGTTGGGGCCGATGACGCCGACGATGCCGTTGGGCGGGAGCGAGAACGACAGGTCCTCGATGAGCACGCGGTCCCCGAAGCCCTTGCGGATGTTCTTGGCGTCGATCACGACGGTGCCCAGGCGCGGGCCCGGCGGGATCGTGATCTCCTCGAAGTCGAGCTTGCGGGTGCGCTCGGCCTCGGCGGCCATCTCCTCGTAGCGGGCCAGACGGGCCTTCGACTTGGCCTGGCGCCCCTTGGAGTTCGACCGCACCCACTCGAGCTCCTCCTTGAGGCGCTTGGCGAGCTTGGCGTCCTTCTTGCCCTGGACCTGCAGACGCTCCTCCTTCTTCTCCAGATAGGTGGAGTAGTTGCCCTCGTAGGGGTAGAGGTGGCCGCGATCGACCTCGGCGATCCACTGGGCCACGTGGTCCAGGAAGTACCGGTCGTGGGTGACGGCGATGACGGCGCCCTCGTACTGCTGGAGGTGCTGCTCGAGCCACAGCACGCTCTCGGCGTCGAGGTGGTTGGTGGGCTCGTCGAGCAGGAGCAGGTCCGGCTTCTCGAGCAGCAGCTTGCACAGGGCGACGCGGCGCCGCTCGCCACCGGACAGATGGGTGACGGGCTCGTCCCCGGGCGGGCAGCGCAGGGCGTCCATCGCCTGCTCGAGCTGGGAGTCGAGGTCCCAGCCGTTGGCGTTGTCGATCGCGGTCTGCAGGGTGCCCATCTCGGCCATGAGCGCGTCGAAGTCGGCGTCGGGTTCGGCCATCTCCTCGCCGATCGCGTTGAAGCGCTGGACCTTGCGGTACAGGTCGCCCATGCCCTCCTGGACGTTCTCGAGGACCGTCTTGGACTCGTCGAGCGGCGGCTCCTGGAGCAGGATGCCCACGCTGTAGCCGGGCGAGAGGCGGGCCTCGCCGTTGGAGGGCTGGTCGAGGCCGGCCATGATCTTGAGGATCGTGGACTTGCCGGCGCCGTTGGGGCCGACCATGCCGATCTTGGCGCCCGGATAGAAGCTCATGGTGACGTCATCGAGGATGACCTTATCGCCGA from Brachybacterium huguangmaarense carries:
- the ettA gene encoding energy-dependent translational throttle protein EttA, which produces MAEFIYTMYKARKAVGDKVILDDVTMSFYPGAKIGMVGPNGAGKSTILKIMAGLDQPSNGEARLSPGYSVGILLQEPPLDESKTVLENVQEGMGDLYRKVQRFNAIGEEMAEPDADFDALMAEMGTLQTAIDNANGWDLDSQLEQAMDALRCPPGDEPVTHLSGGERRRVALCKLLLEKPDLLLLDEPTNHLDAESVLWLEQHLQQYEGAVIAVTHDRYFLDHVAQWIAEVDRGHLYPYEGNYSTYLEKKEERLQVQGKKDAKLAKRLKEELEWVRSNSKGRQAKSKARLARYEEMAAEAERTRKLDFEEITIPPGPRLGTVVIDAKNIRKGFGDRVLIEDLSFSLPPNGIVGVIGPNGVGKTTLFKTIVGLEPLDAGDLKIGETVKLSYVDQNRENIDPEKNLWEVVSDGLDFIQVGKVEIPSRAYVSQFGFKGPDQQKKAGVLSGGERNRLNLALTLKQGGNVLLLDEPTNDLDVQTLGSLENALLEFPGCAVVVSHDRWFLDRVATHILAYEGTEEDPSAWYWFEGNFEAYEKNKVDRLGEDVARPHRVTHRRLTRD